Proteins encoded by one window of Marixanthomonas sp. SCSIO 43207:
- a CDS encoding VWA domain-containing protein, with protein MKKKNRPTGFVFTKHTPKEQTPFERLFEIFQELITHTSGDFDEAIDWLRQLDEEYNLTTSEYTIDDFIEDLKKKGYIRKEYNPDGQGGGKGDGKNTITEKLERSLRKRALDQIFGKIKRSGGGNHKTKYTGQGDEQAGEFRNYQFGDALHQISMTESLKNAQVNHGIDGFNLSEDDLVVEESVHKSQMSTVLMIDISHSMILYGEDRITPAKKVAMALSELITTRYPKDTLDILVFGNDAWPIKIKDLPYLNVGPYHTNTVAGLQLAMDMLRRKRNTNKQIFMITDGKPSCMQLPDGQYYKNSVGLDPHIIKKCYMMARKARKLHIPITTFMIAQDPYLMQFVDEFTAVNKGKAFYTGLKGLGEMIFTDYETNRRKRIR; from the coding sequence ATGAAGAAGAAAAATAGGCCTACGGGATTTGTTTTTACAAAACACACCCCAAAGGAGCAGACTCCTTTTGAACGACTTTTCGAAATATTTCAAGAATTAATTACTCATACTTCAGGTGATTTTGACGAAGCAATAGATTGGCTCCGGCAGCTTGATGAAGAATATAATTTAACTACTTCTGAATATACCATTGATGATTTTATTGAAGACCTTAAAAAGAAAGGATATATACGTAAAGAATATAATCCTGATGGACAAGGCGGCGGAAAAGGAGATGGGAAAAACACCATAACTGAAAAGCTAGAACGATCATTAAGGAAACGTGCCTTAGATCAAATTTTTGGAAAAATAAAACGTAGTGGTGGCGGTAATCATAAAACCAAATATACAGGACAGGGTGATGAACAGGCTGGAGAATTTAGAAACTATCAATTTGGAGATGCTTTACATCAAATTTCAATGACAGAAAGCTTGAAAAATGCTCAAGTAAATCACGGTATTGATGGGTTTAATCTTTCAGAAGATGACTTAGTAGTTGAAGAATCCGTACATAAATCTCAAATGAGCACAGTACTTATGATTGATATTAGCCATAGTATGATTCTCTATGGCGAAGACAGAATAACCCCAGCAAAGAAAGTTGCTATGGCTCTCTCTGAGTTAATCACAACCAGATACCCTAAAGATACATTAGATATTTTGGTTTTTGGAAATGACGCGTGGCCCATCAAAATCAAAGATTTACCTTACTTAAATGTAGGCCCTTACCATACCAATACTGTTGCCGGGCTGCAACTGGCGATGGATATGTTACGCCGTAAGCGTAATACAAATAAGCAAATTTTTATGATCACCGATGGAAAGCCAAGCTGTATGCAACTTCCAGACGGGCAATATTATAAAAATAGCGTTGGTCTGGATCCTCACATTATAAAAAAATGTTATATGATGGCGCGTAAAGCTAGAAAGCTTCATATACCTATAACAACATTTATGATAGCTCAAGACCCATATTTAATGCAATTTGTAGATGAATTTACTGCAGTTAATAAAGGAAAAGCCTTTTATACAGGCTTAAAAGGTTTAGGTGAAATGATCTTCACAGATTATGAAACAAACCGAAGAAAAAGAATACGATAA
- a CDS encoding S9 family peptidase, with protein MKKLILLSLGFLLFISCKEEKKEETAQVEEIQQYSIEQFMNNENAFANGYAPDKSKVLMTSNRSGIYNMYTVPASGGELSPITKSDSASVFGISYFPNDDRILFRMDGNGDEIYKIYMKDSSGIKALTPTQKVRALFRGWSKDGKSFFYGSNERDSKFMDHYEMDIESFTPKMIYKNEDGMDFGGMTEDRKYIALSKSINTNDSDLYLLNTETGKKTKINDTLSGNSPQDFSPDGKSLYYTTDADGEYSTLMKYNIAEGTSEKVAERNWDITGFYFTHNGTYQIMFINADAKTEMEVKEVATGNVVDFPEIEGQSINSANFSRDETMALLSVGGSNTPTNSYSYNLNSKEKVKLTDVLNKEINPDDLVSAEVVRYKSFDGLEIPAIYYQPKQASVDNKVPALVWVHGGPGGQSRQGFNSTIQYLVNHGYAVLAVNNRGSSGYGKSFYKMDDQNHGDKDLKDCIAGKDWLAEQEVIDGEKIGIIGGSYGGFMTMAALTYAPDQFDVGVNLFGVTNWLRTLKSIPPWWESFKEALYTEMGDPNTADSVRLREISPLFHTDKVTKPLMVLQGSQDPRVLQVESDEIVEGVKKNGVPVEYVLFEDEGHGFVKKENQIEAYGKIKDFLDKYLKGVGQQGMDTGM; from the coding sequence ATGAAAAAACTCATTTTACTCAGTTTAGGGTTTCTTCTATTTATCTCCTGCAAAGAAGAGAAAAAGGAAGAAACAGCTCAAGTGGAAGAAATTCAACAATATTCCATTGAGCAATTTATGAACAATGAAAATGCCTTTGCAAACGGCTATGCTCCAGACAAATCAAAGGTATTAATGACCAGTAACCGGTCTGGTATTTACAATATGTATACTGTTCCGGCATCTGGAGGCGAGTTAAGCCCTATTACAAAATCTGATAGTGCTTCGGTATTTGGAATTTCGTATTTTCCAAATGATGATAGAATTCTCTTTCGCATGGACGGAAATGGAGATGAAATCTATAAAATCTATATGAAAGACAGCTCCGGAATAAAAGCTCTTACTCCTACCCAAAAAGTTAGAGCACTATTCAGAGGTTGGTCAAAAGATGGAAAAAGTTTTTTCTACGGAAGCAATGAGCGCGACTCAAAGTTTATGGATCATTATGAGATGGATATTGAAAGTTTTACCCCAAAAATGATTTATAAAAATGAAGACGGAATGGATTTTGGCGGCATGACCGAAGACAGAAAATATATTGCTCTATCAAAATCTATAAATACAAATGACAGTGATTTATATCTTTTAAATACCGAAACCGGAAAAAAGACAAAAATTAACGATACCCTTAGCGGTAATTCACCTCAAGATTTTTCACCAGACGGAAAGTCATTGTACTACACCACAGATGCAGATGGTGAATACAGCACACTTATGAAATATAACATCGCTGAAGGCACATCTGAAAAAGTAGCTGAACGCAATTGGGATATCACAGGTTTTTACTTCACACATAATGGCACATACCAAATTATGTTTATAAATGCCGATGCCAAAACCGAAATGGAAGTAAAAGAAGTAGCTACAGGTAATGTCGTTGATTTTCCTGAAATTGAAGGACAAAGTATCAATAGTGCCAATTTCTCAAGAGATGAAACTATGGCGTTGCTAAGTGTTGGTGGTTCAAATACCCCAACCAACTCGTATTCTTATAACTTAAATTCAAAAGAAAAAGTAAAACTTACCGATGTTTTAAACAAAGAAATAAATCCTGATGATTTAGTTTCAGCAGAAGTAGTACGGTATAAATCTTTTGACGGATTAGAAATCCCTGCTATATATTATCAACCCAAGCAGGCTTCTGTAGACAACAAAGTACCAGCCCTTGTGTGGGTTCACGGAGGTCCCGGTGGTCAATCTCGCCAAGGGTTTAACTCTACAATTCAATACTTGGTAAATCACGGTTATGCAGTCTTGGCTGTAAATAACCGCGGAAGCAGTGGCTACGGAAAAAGTTTTTATAAAATGGATGACCAAAACCATGGCGATAAAGATTTGAAAGATTGTATTGCCGGTAAAGATTGGTTGGCAGAACAAGAAGTGATTGATGGAGAAAAAATAGGTATTATTGGCGGATCGTATGGTGGTTTTATGACAATGGCAGCCTTAACCTACGCTCCTGATCAATTTGATGTTGGAGTAAACCTTTTTGGTGTTACCAATTGGCTTCGCACGTTAAAAAGTATTCCGCCATGGTGGGAATCTTTTAAAGAAGCTCTTTATACTGAAATGGGAGACCCAAACACTGCAGATTCTGTTCGGTTACGTGAAATATCGCCACTTTTCCACACCGATAAAGTGACTAAGCCTCTTATGGTATTGCAAGGTTCTCAAGACCCACGTGTATTACAGGTAGAAAGTGATGAAATAGTTGAAGGCGTAAAGAAAAATGGTGTCCCTGTTGAATATGTTTTATTTGAAGATGAAGGCCATGGCTTTGTGAAAAAAGAAAATCAAATAGAAGCCTACGGAAAAATTAAAGACTTTTTAGACAAGTATTTAAAAGGTGTAGGACAGCAAGGGATGGATACAGGAATGTAA
- a CDS encoding DUF2490 domain-containing protein, which yields MIKERIVILVFLLGLTPLFAQNNAEDELGAWYILSSNSKISEKFSVQAQTQFRFYEIASEIQQFKIRTGVKYRVMEGLSVGVGYAYFRNDFSYLEATPPAFDEHRIVEDVYLDHNVGSVKVDHRARLENRFIVRDQETDTRHWFRYMFKITYPFLNNWSADVYNEIWLNVGDEPTFAQNWLGFGVSHKINDLLKSRVGYQRIHLDGPDFDRILIGITFTPDFTKEKSKS from the coding sequence ATGATTAAAGAAAGAATTGTTATTCTTGTTTTCCTTCTAGGTTTAACCCCATTATTTGCCCAAAACAATGCCGAAGATGAACTTGGTGCTTGGTATATTTTAAGTTCAAACAGTAAAATTTCAGAAAAATTCAGTGTACAAGCTCAAACACAGTTTAGGTTTTACGAAATTGCGAGTGAGATACAACAATTTAAGATAAGAACAGGTGTAAAATATCGTGTTATGGAAGGTCTTTCTGTAGGTGTTGGATATGCATATTTCAGAAATGATTTTTCATATCTAGAAGCTACACCACCTGCTTTTGATGAACATAGGATTGTTGAAGATGTGTATCTAGATCACAATGTAGGTAGCGTGAAGGTAGACCACCGCGCTAGACTTGAAAATAGGTTTATTGTAAGAGATCAAGAAACAGACACTCGACACTGGTTTAGGTATATGTTTAAAATAACCTATCCCTTTTTAAATAATTGGAGTGCAGATGTATATAATGAAATCTGGCTTAACGTTGGTGATGAGCCTACTTTTGCTCAAAATTGGTTGGGATTTGGTGTTAGTCATAAAATTAATGACTTACTCAAATCTAGAGTTGGTTATCAAAGAATTCACCTTGATGGACCAGATTTTGACAGAATTTTGATAGGAATCACCTTTACACCCGACTTTACTAAAGAAAAAAGTAAATCATGA
- a CDS encoding bifunctional alpha/beta hydrolase/OsmC family protein, producing MNTQKVDFENNEGQKLVGRIELPANQQPHNFAIFAHCFTCTKNLSAVRNISKSLTSAGFGVLRFDFTGLGESEGDFEDTNFSGNVEDLIAASDYLSKEYKAPSLLVGHSLGGAAIIFAAEQITSVKAIATIGSPSNPEHVTHLLQNDIDKIETEGVATVQLSGRPFTIKKQFLHDLKTKSLPETLKKLRKSILILHSPQDTLVEINNAEELYIAAHHPKSFISLDGADHLLTNKSDSIYTGKTIAAWASRYVLIPEEQKISSKHDVVASLDKEDAFTTNLKIGAHYMLADEPKSFGGNDFGPSPYEYVSAGLSACTAMTIQMYSKRKKWDLENVEVHTSYEKRHAQDCENCEDPSAKIDTFIRQIKFEGNLDEKQTKRLIQIADKCPVHKTLHSETQVITTVID from the coding sequence ATGAATACACAAAAAGTAGATTTTGAAAATAATGAGGGTCAAAAATTAGTAGGCCGCATTGAATTACCGGCTAATCAACAACCCCATAATTTTGCAATATTTGCACATTGTTTTACTTGTACAAAAAACTTATCGGCGGTACGTAATATTAGTAAATCACTTACTTCGGCGGGTTTTGGCGTACTTCGGTTTGATTTTACTGGATTGGGAGAAAGTGAAGGCGACTTTGAAGACACAAACTTTTCAGGAAACGTTGAAGATTTAATTGCTGCTTCAGACTATCTTTCAAAAGAATATAAAGCTCCTTCCCTACTCGTAGGTCATTCATTAGGCGGAGCAGCTATTATTTTTGCTGCTGAACAAATAACATCAGTCAAAGCAATAGCAACCATAGGTTCTCCTAGTAATCCAGAGCATGTTACACATTTACTGCAAAACGATATTGATAAAATAGAAACTGAAGGTGTAGCTACAGTACAATTGAGTGGTCGTCCCTTTACCATAAAAAAGCAATTTTTACACGATTTAAAAACCAAATCGCTACCAGAGACTTTAAAAAAATTACGCAAGTCAATTTTAATTTTACACTCACCACAAGACACGCTGGTAGAGATTAATAATGCAGAAGAGTTATACATTGCAGCCCATCACCCAAAAAGTTTTATTTCACTTGATGGTGCAGACCATTTATTAACCAATAAAAGTGATTCAATCTATACCGGAAAGACGATAGCTGCGTGGGCTTCTCGCTATGTTTTAATTCCAGAAGAACAAAAAATTTCTTCAAAACATGATGTAGTAGCCAGTCTAGATAAAGAAGATGCTTTTACTACCAATCTAAAAATAGGTGCTCATTATATGCTTGCAGATGAGCCTAAAAGTTTTGGTGGAAATGACTTTGGCCCTTCTCCATATGAATATGTTTCTGCAGGACTTTCGGCGTGCACTGCTATGACTATTCAAATGTATTCAAAACGTAAAAAATGGGATCTAGAAAATGTTGAAGTTCATACTAGCTATGAAAAAAGACATGCACAAGATTGTGAAAACTGTGAAGACCCTTCTGCAAAAATTGATACCTTTATTAGACAAATTAAATTTGAAGGTAATCTTGATGAGAAACAAACAAAACGTTTAATACAAATTGCCGATAAATGTCCTGTTCATAAAACTCTTCATTCTGAAACGCAAGTAATTACTACTGTTATTGATTAA
- a CDS encoding superoxide dismutase family protein, whose protein sequence is MKKVSILFSALALMAFTSCNDGKKKEEKQMDQMEKSEKTDIDQKMNQEKKDMNDGTSMTITLEPKSESSASGKVSFTQKDGMVMMKAKISGLTPGTHAIHIHENADCSAPDGKSAGGHWNPTFENHGKWGSSDGYHKGDIGNMEADENGNATISMQTDEWCIGCDDENKNIVGKGIIVHGGADDFTSQPSGAAGARVLCGGVIQ, encoded by the coding sequence ATGAAAAAAGTAAGTATATTATTTTCGGCCTTAGCTCTTATGGCATTTACAAGTTGTAATGACGGTAAGAAAAAGGAAGAAAAACAAATGGATCAAATGGAAAAGTCTGAAAAAACAGACATAGACCAAAAAATGAATCAAGAGAAAAAAGATATGAATGATGGCACGTCAATGACCATTACTCTTGAACCAAAAAGTGAAAGCTCTGCAAGTGGTAAAGTCTCTTTTACTCAAAAAGACGGAATGGTGATGATGAAAGCAAAAATCTCTGGACTTACCCCGGGGACACACGCAATTCATATTCACGAAAATGCAGATTGTTCTGCGCCTGATGGCAAATCTGCAGGTGGACATTGGAACCCAACTTTTGAGAATCATGGTAAATGGGGAAGCTCAGACGGATATCATAAAGGTGATATAGGTAATATGGAAGCCGATGAAAACGGTAATGCTACTATCTCTATGCAAACTGATGAATGGTGCATAGGATGTGATGATGAAAACAAAAACATTGTAGGTAAAGGAATTATTGTACACGGTGGAGCAGATGATTTTACATCACAACCCTCAGGTGCTGCTGGTGCGCGCGTTCTTTGTGGAGGCGTTATTCAGTAA
- a CDS encoding M36 family metallopeptidase — protein MRKITKGIFLALSCLLVSQLYAQDFTKTLQKEFQQKLENTELTSADLNWKVSSQHVSKASGVTHVYFNQTLNDIAIKGTESSLHILPNGKKLSGTLNFIKNASDKVKGAKMPSLTAEQAVQAAAQRLGYTVNGSLSVIQRKNQANQETLLDKGGISLSPIPAKLVYQKVNDDLILSWDISIQEKSRKDWWNARIDAATGNLLDKNNWMLTCTMDHDHNHDKEVLDYNKNLYDIPNYEEKMAETAGCTECYEVFEMPLESPYYGDRTIVTDPAHPVASPFGWHDTDGVEGPEFTTTRGNNVDAFEAGNNSGYRPDGGSSLDFTGYAFNQSWTGSNQYEDASISHLFYINNYIHDVMYQYGFDDVSGNFQENNYGNGGQGSDSVDANAQISEWCNATFGTPPDGQNPSMNMYICNDKDGSFDNLVVIHEFSHGTSNRLTGGGSNTNCLNNSEQMGEGWSDFYGVILTMRPGDVAEDPRAVGTYLFGQGQNGDGIRSYPYSTDLSVNPDTYSDINGVSSVHRIGSVWAEMLWEMSWALMNEYGIDEDIYNFTGDVNQDAGNVMAMALVTEGMKLQPCSPGFVDGRDAILAADQAIYGGANECLIWEAFAKRGLGYSASQGSSNSTSDGTEAFDLPPSEADFSAPEDVCASSEVLTNLSGGSPAGGIYSGPGVTDDGNGLTYSFDPAAAGVGVHTISYEVPEAQCTTASTDTDTIEVLAIPDSPVTQGVSDFCIGDEVTVTATLNDPSNVIGWYDAEFGGNLLSEGEIYTFTPTESTTVYAQENPAGPLSKLVISEVTLETPDRFEIQNVGVAQDYSGYTVAVSEDPYVDVNAMNSITQTLGEMDANSVVQYNDDSGSNYWGNNLYWDNEGTGWIIIIDDEGNVVDSVFWNFTEAEISGLNITINGFNITAADLDWSGDGADLLANCSGSFRRVGDSDAAADWSGSCEASDYGAPNDDINVSAFEGCLASRTATEVTAEDIAPEVTCPSDVAVQVEEGQLFTVPDYTGDTTATDNCVSTPSISQDPAPGTEVGLGTTVITMTASDGENEGTCTFNLIVEEVLSIGDLDFYNGIALYPNPTTGQVTLSNVSDKALTKAVITDINGRIIQQIDLTNADVETIISMEQYASGMYFVKIEATDASIVKRIVKQ, from the coding sequence ATGAGAAAAATTACAAAAGGTATCTTTTTGGCATTAAGTTGTTTGTTAGTCTCACAACTATATGCTCAAGATTTTACCAAAACTTTACAAAAAGAATTTCAACAAAAGTTGGAAAATACAGAGCTTACTTCTGCAGATTTAAACTGGAAAGTTTCAAGTCAACATGTAAGTAAAGCTAGTGGAGTAACTCATGTTTACTTTAATCAAACTCTTAATGATATTGCAATTAAAGGGACTGAGTCTAGCTTACATATTTTACCAAACGGAAAAAAACTTTCCGGTACTTTAAACTTTATTAAAAATGCTTCAGATAAAGTAAAAGGAGCCAAGATGCCTTCATTAACAGCAGAACAAGCGGTTCAAGCAGCTGCGCAACGATTAGGATATACTGTAAACGGTTCTCTTTCGGTTATTCAAAGAAAAAATCAAGCCAATCAAGAGACATTATTAGACAAAGGTGGAATATCGCTAAGTCCAATCCCTGCAAAATTAGTGTATCAAAAAGTAAATGATGACCTTATTTTATCTTGGGATATTTCTATTCAAGAAAAATCACGTAAAGACTGGTGGAATGCTCGTATAGATGCAGCAACAGGAAATCTTTTAGATAAAAATAACTGGATGCTTACGTGTACTATGGATCACGACCACAATCACGATAAAGAAGTATTGGACTATAATAAGAATCTTTATGATATTCCTAATTATGAAGAAAAAATGGCAGAAACAGCTGGATGTACAGAATGTTATGAGGTTTTTGAAATGCCGCTAGAAAGTCCTTATTATGGTGATCGTACTATTGTAACAGATCCTGCACATCCAGTAGCCTCTCCTTTTGGATGGCATGATACAGATGGAGTAGAAGGACCAGAATTTACTACTACTCGTGGTAATAACGTAGATGCTTTTGAAGCAGGAAACAATTCTGGGTATAGACCAGACGGCGGATCTTCATTAGACTTTACAGGGTATGCTTTTAATCAATCTTGGACAGGTTCAAACCAATATGAAGACGCTTCAATCTCACACTTATTTTATATAAACAATTACATCCATGATGTAATGTATCAATATGGATTTGATGATGTAAGTGGTAACTTCCAAGAAAACAATTATGGTAATGGCGGTCAAGGAAGTGACTCTGTAGATGCAAATGCACAAATTTCTGAATGGTGTAATGCTACTTTTGGAACACCACCAGACGGTCAAAATCCATCTATGAACATGTATATCTGTAATGATAAGGACGGTTCATTTGATAACTTAGTTGTAATTCATGAATTTTCACATGGTACTTCAAATAGACTTACTGGAGGAGGATCAAATACAAATTGCTTAAACAACTCTGAGCAAATGGGCGAAGGATGGAGTGATTTTTATGGAGTAATTTTAACCATGAGACCAGGAGATGTTGCAGAGGACCCTAGAGCTGTAGGAACGTATCTTTTTGGTCAAGGTCAAAATGGAGATGGTATACGAAGCTATCCATACAGTACAGACTTAAGCGTAAACCCAGATACATATAGTGATATTAATGGAGTTTCAAGCGTACACAGAATAGGTTCGGTTTGGGCTGAAATGTTATGGGAAATGTCTTGGGCATTAATGAATGAATACGGAATTGATGAAGACATTTACAACTTTACTGGAGATGTAAATCAAGACGCAGGAAATGTTATGGCTATGGCGTTAGTTACAGAAGGTATGAAACTACAGCCTTGTAGCCCTGGTTTTGTAGATGGTCGTGATGCTATATTAGCAGCAGATCAAGCTATATACGGCGGAGCAAACGAATGTTTAATTTGGGAAGCTTTTGCAAAAAGAGGACTAGGTTATAGCGCATCTCAAGGTTCTTCAAACAGTACAAGCGATGGTACAGAAGCCTTTGATCTTCCTCCATCTGAAGCAGATTTTTCTGCTCCTGAAGATGTTTGTGCAAGCTCTGAAGTTCTTACAAACTTATCAGGCGGAAGCCCAGCAGGAGGGATTTACAGCGGTCCCGGTGTAACTGATGATGGTAATGGTCTTACTTATTCTTTTGATCCAGCTGCGGCCGGAGTAGGGGTACACACCATTTCATATGAAGTTCCAGAAGCACAATGTACAACAGCTTCAACAGATACAGATACCATTGAAGTATTAGCTATTCCAGATAGCCCGGTAACTCAAGGGGTTTCAGATTTTTGTATAGGAGATGAGGTGACTGTTACTGCAACACTTAACGACCCTTCAAATGTAATAGGGTGGTATGATGCAGAATTTGGCGGAAACCTTCTTTCAGAAGGAGAAATATATACATTTACACCTACAGAAAGTACAACGGTTTATGCACAAGAAAACCCTGCAGGACCATTATCAAAACTTGTAATTTCTGAAGTTACCTTAGAAACACCAGATAGATTTGAAATTCAAAATGTAGGTGTTGCACAAGATTATTCAGGATATACAGTAGCGGTTAGTGAAGATCCATACGTAGATGTTAACGCTATGAACTCTATTACTCAAACGCTTGGCGAGATGGATGCAAATTCAGTAGTTCAGTACAATGATGATAGTGGTTCAAACTATTGGGGTAATAACTTGTATTGGGACAATGAAGGAACCGGATGGATTATAATTATAGATGATGAAGGTAATGTTGTAGATTCAGTATTCTGGAACTTTACTGAAGCTGAAATATCTGGATTGAATATTACAATCAATGGGTTTAACATTACAGCTGCAGATCTTGATTGGTCTGGTGATGGCGCAGATTTATTAGCCAACTGTAGCGGTTCTTTCCGAAGAGTTGGAGATAGCGATGCTGCTGCAGACTGGAGCGGTAGTTGTGAGGCTTCAGATTATGGAGCGCCAAATGATGATATTAATGTTTCTGCTTTTGAGGGATGTTTAGCATCACGTACAGCTACTGAAGTTACAGCTGAAGATATTGCACCTGAAGTTACTTGTCCTTCAGATGTTGCAGTTCAAGTTGAGGAAGGTCAATTATTTACAGTTCCAGATTATACAGGTGATACAACGGCTACAGATAATTGTGTTTCTACACCAAGTATCTCTCAAGATCCTGCACCTGGAACCGAAGTAGGACTTGGTACAACCGTAATTACTATGACGGCTTCTGATGGAGAAAATGAAGGTACGTGTACGTTTAATTTAATTGTAGAAGAAGTACTAAGCATTGGAGATTTAGACTTTTACAATGGTATTGCTTTGTACCCAAACCCAACAACAGGTCAAGTAACCTTGTCAAACGTGAGTGATAAAGCTTTAACCAAAGCTGTAATTACAGACATTAACGGACGTATTATTCAGCAAATAGATCTTACAAATGCAGATGTTGAAACCATCATCTCGATGGAGCAATATGCATCTGGAATGTATTTTGTAAAAATTGAAGCTACAGATGCTAGTATTGTAAAGCGTATTGTAAAGCAATAA
- a CDS encoding RNA polymerase sigma factor: MKQPNELIISMQNGDEKAFSKLYTMYSEALFGIIYSIVLNENVAEEVMQDVFIKIWDNSKSYSVEKGRFFTWILNIARNSAIDTTRSKAYKNSKKNLSTTNFVDIIEASDNLNKKTNAIGIKKYLSALKPACIKIIDFLIFKGYTQKDAAKEINIPLGTLKTRNRKCMQDLKTIVLG; the protein is encoded by the coding sequence ATGAAACAACCAAACGAATTAATCATCTCCATGCAGAATGGAGATGAGAAAGCATTTTCAAAATTATATACCATGTATTCTGAAGCCTTGTTTGGCATTATATACAGTATAGTACTAAATGAAAATGTTGCCGAAGAAGTGATGCAAGATGTTTTCATTAAAATCTGGGATAATTCAAAATCATATTCAGTTGAGAAAGGTAGATTTTTCACTTGGATCTTAAATATTGCTAGAAATTCAGCCATAGACACCACTCGGTCAAAAGCCTATAAAAATTCAAAGAAAAACCTTAGTACAACCAATTTCGTAGATATTATTGAAGCGTCAGATAACTTAAATAAAAAGACCAATGCTATTGGAATAAAAAAATATCTAAGCGCTTTAAAACCTGCTTGTATTAAAATTATCGACTTTTTAATATTTAAAGGGTATACGCAAAAAGATGCTGCCAAAGAAATAAACATACCTTTAGGAACATTAAAAACGCGTAACAGAAAATGTATGCAGGATTTAAAAACAATTGTATTAGGATAG
- a CDS encoding anti-sigma factor domain-containing protein — MNAQELIESGNLELYVAGSLASEEVKEVEEAIEQYPEVKEQVEMIEASVITLAETVSPPLSALIWSQIIENIRKVRPISSKTPSTNWGAITGWAAAILAIAGIFWMLKQRNDLQNTIQYTTTQNTVLEEKVTTAETKLADANEVLDVIRSKEYTTYTLPGNQAVAPQAFAKVYFNKKDKVAYIDAKGLPEAPRGKVYQVWSLTMQPLTPTSVGLLDSSIETKDRLFLIDMSDIASTEAFGITLEPEGGSETPTMDQLYTLGQVTP, encoded by the coding sequence ATGAATGCACAAGAATTAATAGAGTCAGGAAATCTAGAGCTTTATGTTGCTGGTTCTTTAGCTTCTGAAGAAGTAAAAGAAGTAGAAGAAGCTATTGAGCAGTACCCTGAAGTAAAAGAGCAAGTAGAAATGATTGAAGCAAGTGTTATTACACTTGCTGAAACTGTTTCACCTCCGCTTTCTGCTCTTATATGGTCTCAAATAATTGAGAATATAAGAAAAGTGAGGCCTATTTCAAGCAAAACTCCATCAACAAACTGGGGTGCTATCACGGGCTGGGCTGCAGCAATATTGGCAATTGCAGGTATTTTCTGGATGCTTAAGCAACGAAATGACCTTCAAAACACTATTCAATACACAACTACTCAAAATACAGTACTTGAAGAAAAAGTAACGACTGCTGAAACAAAACTAGCAGACGCTAATGAAGTGCTTGACGTAATACGTTCAAAAGAATATACAACTTATACCTTACCCGGTAATCAAGCAGTTGCTCCACAAGCATTTGCCAAAGTATATTTTAATAAAAAAGACAAAGTTGCATATATAGATGCTAAAGGATTACCAGAAGCACCTCGTGGTAAAGTATATCAAGTGTGGTCTTTAACCATGCAACCCCTCACCCCTACAAGTGTTGGTTTACTAGATTCTTCTATAGAAACCAAAGACAGACTATTTTTAATTGATATGAGTGATATTGCTAGTACAGAAGCTTTTGGTATCACGCTTGAA